From the Antennarius striatus isolate MH-2024 chromosome 15, ASM4005453v1, whole genome shotgun sequence genome, the window TGACAGTTTAATGTCACAGTTTAATGTTACATATAATCCAGCATTTCGGTTGCCATCTCATTTTCACTTCCCTCCGACAGCTGAAAGTCAtcgtcctcatcttcctcttcatcatccttgTTCCTGTCATCGTCTGCGTCATCAGCATTCTCTGGAGATTCAGTTATCAAGCCTCTGCGCCTGCGTTTCTTTGAGCTCTCTGGTAATGCTGACGGAGAGGAAGAGTATTAGTTGACATGCTTTCAATACATGAAggtgtttttaagttttttttttctttctgtacttTATTAACCCTGTTGGGAAGTCATATTTGATGCAACTGATGCAACATTAGAAAGCTTTAGTTCCATCCTGTATTAGTGGTGTAACTTTTTACAGCAGTGGTTTATATCTATAACAAAGCAGGCCATCAGAGCAATCAGAACATTTTCCCTTTAGCCATATTGTTTctacatgtaaacacagagtgGACATAACTGAGGACACAACCACCTTTCAAGACGGTGAATATCTTTCTTACTTGGTTTCTGGTCTCGGATGACCTTCTTGATCATTGCTGAGATGATGTCCCTCAGCTTGTCTTTGGTACCAAGAAGGCACCAGCCGTCCCGTTCGTCACACACCGGCGGCTCCCTACCGGTATTCTGCTCAACCACCCGTTCGAtgctggaaacacacaaaaagcttCACTGCACCcaaaaagtgacagaaaaatgtaCTCAAGTTCCAAACTTGCTTCTATGACTTTAACTTACAGTGTATTATTTTAAAGGCAAGCTCATTGGATATCTTTTAGTCATTTGTTAAAGTTCAGATTCAATTTAACAATATAAACTATATTCACAAATATTATGATGGATCAATATAGTTTTAGGTACCAGGACTAGAGGCTACCAGCAAGAACTACACACGTAACATTAAACATCCACCATTGATTTATAACTAATTATCGTCCCCATAGAAACAGGTTTTTATCCTAAAAAAGTGGTCAGTGTGTTTTGTTCGTTGTAACCATAACAACATAGATGCAGTGCTTTCTGGGAGACAGGAAAATTTATCAAGACTCTAAATATAGAATGGGATCATTACAGTGGTTGCCTTCCCTGTCAAATGACTCAAACACCGTACACAATAATCAATCTGAGGCGACGTGTTGTTCATGAGTTCATATTTGACATCTTAGTCGTTTACTTTGTCTCTCCGGTTGGAGTTACATTGTGAAATCATGCAACTCCTGGGGTTTGGACATTACAGACACATCTGGGGTGAGTCGGCTGATGATACAGGGTATTCGAATCCCAACATTTGTGTGCAGAAATGTGTGCCTATAGGTTGTGTTTGTACAGCGCTGTTAAGTACCTTTCCACATGCAAATCACAGAGCTGGTAGAACATCTGTCTGTGGGGAGGAAGCATGCCTTCTCTGAAAATGTAAGATGACTCCTGCAGAGATAAAGTAATTATtagttattaaattattatcttAATGCTTGTCTGATAATGTCTCCACACATTTAGGCGAGCAGGTCGCTGACCATCTGGGATGCACTTGGGACTGGATCTTGACTGGTACTTGGACCGTCCTGAGCTGGAAGCTCGTTCAAACTAGCTGGCTGGGGACCTTgaaaaaataatagaattttGGTCAAATAAGTTGTCAGGTTACCTTGGCAACAGCAgagagacagcagcagtatGCAGTTATTTTTGTGCCATTCATTTTAGGAACACAGATTGTTCATGAGCTTGCAGCGCCCCCTGGCAGAGCCTGGGAGTTACAACATCTAATGAACAGGAACTTTAGGCAGTTGTGGTCCTGAACCGGacttgttttactgtttttctcAATGCTGCTCTGTTCTCTGGGCCAAGTCAAGACTTTTTAAACTTcaggcagattttttttctacagtggATATTCTGACTTGTTGCTGTGACAAAAGCATAGGTGAAAAcattacaatgaaaaaaaagccTGAATCCCATTTCTCATCTcctcaaataaatacacatattgATCTACATTTACCTACTCACCTGCTTTGTTAAACGTGATAGGCAAATTGTAGTTAAAAGCACTTCGTTTTGGCTTCACTGGGATGTCTGATAACGAATACCCTGAGAATGGAAATAAAGAGGaatgaatataatataatgtgaattataaatgataaatgtgcAGCAGCCGTCTTAGTCCTTTGTCTCAGGTTCTAACCGTGTTTGCTGCTACAGCGGATCCTGAAGTCCAGCAACTGGTATTTTTTGGACTCCACGGTCTTTCGGGGGTCATAACCGAGCCTCACCCACAGACTTCTCCAAGGTCCTGTCACCTACCAAATGAAACTCGTGTCAAACTGACATTTTTGGAATTCCATATTCTCcaatttttccttttattgacactgcatttcaacattttgttAAGGAGGGAACAGAATGTATGACtcactttaaaaatatattaagtaAGCTCTCTGCACATTTGTAAAATGACTATAATGtaccattttcattttgaacacTTCACAATAAGTCTGAATAACAGGTAAAATGCATCAAATAGCCTTTACTTTGTCCTTCTCATGCATGCTCACATTCTCCATCCATGTCCCCTCAGCTCACCGTGTAATAGGCAAAGacaggcagcagcagcttcagtttATCAGGATGAATGTTGACGTTGGCTTTGACGGCGTTCCGTGACCAGATGGGCCGACTCTCAAACATCTAGGAACAAAAAGTTGTGTTGGAGATAagattaaaaaaccccaaaaaagtGAGTCATACTTGTGCAAGAAagtatgaaattttttttcaaacttcaaCCAGATATCATTTCTGGAGTCAAAAGTGATGACGGCAAAACCACTGTAAAATAATGCAACTTCTAAAAACAGCCAGTTGGAAAAAGGAGAGgcttattattctttattacaGCACGATTAAACAGAGGAAGTCAGTGAATCCCCACAACGGGACAGCTGGAGCCAAAGTTTATTGTAACCTTcatttaagttaatttaatttaccaattatttgttttaagtTCTTGTATAAACACATAATATGCCTATAAACCAACATATACAACAGGGAATTTTCAATCATCAATTGCGGTTTTCACAGTGAGTGACTCTACTTTTACAACATTGTTTTCCTTTGTAGTTTGACATTTCTCAAATGTGTCCAATTCTCATTCATTATTTAAGAGCCAGAGAGTTTATTTTCATCTAATGAAGCCTGAATTCCACTTTGCCTGAGTCATACAGTCTGGATTTCTGTTTGCTCCCTCCTGCCATTTGCATCGCACTCCTGAACAATTGGGGGGTTACAGATCCATTCTGATtacagtaaaaacacacacctttctCATCTGTTCTTCAGCTTGCTTGTCGTGCTCCTTCTGACACACTCGCTTCCAGTTGACCCTGGCTGCCTCGAGGCAGTGGGCGGGAACAGTGGGATCAGCAAAGCTTACAAAAATGGCGTTGTGAGGCCGACGTGCTCGGTTCAAACCGATTATGTTCTTCTTGTTAACAGGCTGCCTGCTGTAAACAAGAAGTGGAGAAATATTAATTGATATATTCCAAGCAGACTGCATGGATAGTGCAGACATTCAGTTTCCAATGCTGTTCTTTACATCCAACAAGGAAGGACAAAGGGTGAGCAGATATTATGAGGATTACCCAGAGACTGTGTTCTGATGGCTGTCAGGTCGGTAGAAATAGTCCACAGGATTATCGAGACGTGAAAAGATTGCCGGAGGAAGAAAGTAAGGCAGGGGCTGCTCAAAGTACTCTTGATTCTCTACTTTACGAAGAATGATTTTGTCGTATAAAGACATGTCGTTCCCATCCTCTGAATGCACAGCGAGGTACTGAAAGTCTGCCAGACctacaaaaacaacattcagaACAATAGCTTTCCTATATCAATTAATGAACTCTTATTAAGAGATgctcaaaacacatttacaacattGAGAGGGCTTCACACATGATGTGTGGTTTTGGAAATATTAAAAGGACTGACCTTGGAATCTATACGTTGTTCCTATGACTCCAAGAACATCCATGTGGATCTCAACATCCTTTGGGTTCTTTTTTCGCACCCTCCGTCGCACTCTGAGGAGAAGGCTGCTTGACGATAAGCGATTTCCACAGAGAGGGTGACAGAAAGGGTCCTGAGGTCGGTAACGCAACTCGAGTCGTCTGCTTGGGTTGGCGAAGGTCTGCAGGATGAATAACACGTACAGATGTCAGGTTAGAGCAGTTTAGATACAGCCGTGGAGACGAGGCTGTGATCACAGGACAGATGTTAACAGGCGACACGGCATCAGACTTCAGTCAATTCACTGAAATCCAATACAATTTACTAAGCATTTTGaaactttaattaattttatttttttacactatCAGGCTCAATTATTATTCAACCACCATTGAATATTAGCTCTACACGCTATACAATTTGTCAGCTTTTTGAAGTAATCAAATTAATAAAACGCTGAACGCATCAGACTTTTTTCGTGATCTAAGTGTTTATCAGTTTTGAACGTGTTTTACTCAGTAAAAGTATCATTTATTCCAAATCTGGGGGTAATAGCCTAGTAATAAATGTAATCCTGAGTGGTTTAATCCGTTCTTGTTTGATGTGGCTGATGCAAACAGCTAATAAATATAACTTATTGTTTAGAGTTAATCCCACAGACACCTGAAATTGAATAATCttgcttctgtgttttttgAGTTCACAATGTTAAATGTccattaataaatgtttaatatagAGTAAACTAGTCAGTGTGTCCCTCTGCTGTTCTTACTTTGGACACCGTGTTTTCGCCTCCCAGCGTCTCCAACATCTTGTCCACGTCGGTCACCAGAGCCGGATATTCCACACACACCAGCCGGGTGGTCCGCAGCTCCACGGTGGACGAGCTCCCGGGAAGATCCACATCTTCAGACTGACTGGAAAGACTCAGTTCCGTCAGGGCGAAATTCAGCTTCAACTGTTTATGATCCGCCATTGATTCGAGCTGGTTTGACTGTTGTGTCCAGCTGCAAATGCCGCCGTGTGGAAGCGTGGGCTCAGACTTTTTGTTCCGGACACGAGTATAGTTCCCCACACACCGACTAGTCCTGTAAAAGGAACAAAAGAGGAATATGGATAATTtagtgtgaccaattcacctaaactgtaGGTGTTTGGAAGTGGGAAGAAGCTGGGGAACTTGGAATGaattaatctatttttttttctactcgaCGTTCACAGGCACCGTAAAATTAGTTAAAGTTTGCCCTCTTTACGTAAAATCTTCAAGCAAAattataaacaaacaaacaaacaaataacgcTGCAATCCATTACAAATATGTCACAAATTAATATCTTATATTCCTAGTCTAGTAAAAGAACACAAGTAAAACACCGGCATCAAAGTGATGTaccaaaaatgaaacaatacaatacaatacaatacaatacaatacaatacaatacaatacaatacaatacaatacaatacaatataatacaatacaaCAGCACATTTTGGAACAAGAAATTTGACTGATAATTGATGCATACTGTAACGttgtttcattttagtttatCTTCTGTTTAGTGCTTGAATTTTGCCTTGAGggataaataacatttaataataGATATTAAATCGTAATTTATTTGGTGACGTGAATGGCAGCTGTGACACATCAGGTAATGATCTGCTCCCGTGTGAAGCTTTGGGCTCCACCGACACGTGaagatccgtgtgtgtgtgtgtgtgtgtgtgtgtgtgtgtgtgcgtgcgtgcgcgtgtgtgtgcgtgcgtgtgcgtgtgtgtgtgtgtgtgtgtgtgtgtgtgtgtgtgtgtgtgtgtgtgtgtgtgtgtgtgtgtgtgtgtgtgtgtgtgtgtgtgtgtgaagaaattGAGTTGATCTCGTTCAACTTCTTCTTGTTAAtgtgtaaagtaaaaataactgCAGTATGATTAACATCACGGAGTAAATATACACCAAGTATTTCGAAGTTGCGCTTGAATCTAATACTTGGGTAAAATGCGTTacttcctcctgcaggaagGATACGTCTTTATTTGTAGTAAATTCTATGTCGAATGCATCGCTACTGTCGCAGATTGTACCTTAAATAATTTCAATCTGAATTTGATAATGTATTTTAAGAACCTTTTTATGAAAGTCTTCAGTATGACAGTGTTTATTAAGCACAAATAGTCGATTAGTACTCTGTTTTTTGCGTTTCTTCTCCCCAAATGTCAGAGCGCACTGAATGTGCGCACGGAGCCACGTGGTGGCAGCGTGGAACCAAACGTGTGGGAGGAATATTTCCCTCCAGCAAAGATAAGAGGTACTGAATCTTCACGATGGCTCTCAGTCTGTGTGTATCTCTGTGCATGTGgtctaattctttttttttctttcttttttttaaatgtttgatcgCTGTAACACCCTCTttaagtatttttgttttgtcagtcGTTTTACCAGACATTCGGTGTTGTTAGAAGGACCTTGGCAAAGAGGATTTGTGTGGTGTCCCTCCCATAAACTGTCAACAGACTGTCATCCcctcagagaagaaagagactGAAGAAACAGTTGTGACTCTGTGTTTGCTGAGTTATTTAAGATTCTGTTGTATAGGTAATTACAGCCCGATCTGATACTCTGTTGACTTAGATTCtagtttgtcttcttttctcttgCCTTTAAGGGAGTATGAGGCTTAACACTGGATTTGTGACAATATAGCTCAACACAATCCCACAAGTGTTGAATGGCCTTCATTTGAGTAGGAACAATACGCGTTTGGAGTCGAATTAGATTAGTTTTGTGATGGATTGGTTTAATTTAACACTTGTAGTTCTTAGAGAATTTCTGAAAAGTCATGCCTTGGTCATGATTTCATAAATTTACCAAGACCTGCGAAATATACAGAGAAATgggcataaaaaaaataagatcaaatgaaaacatcaatAACAGTTATTACAAATGAGTTGATCTAACTTTGtacattgtttatttttcacctttctattaaatagacacaaatatttcatccatccacccgTTTTTTTAGAAATAAGATGATTGCATAGACAttatagtgttttttttaaccaacaaCCACTAGGTTGCAATGCATGCAAAGGTCGCGGTCATGGTGGGATTGCCGTCGGGTTTAAATGATCTAAAcctatatacagtgtatgtctTTGATGTGACATATGTAGATTGTACAAATTAAATAAGACAGCTTTGGGTCACTTGTGGTTATGATAAAACATTTTCCCTGCTTCCAGTCTTTGTGCCAAGCTGCAGCATGCAGATCCCGGATCAGTCTCCGTGATGTGTACAAAGAGATGAAGCTGGTTatgattttgtcatgtgactcctggtgACATGTCAGATCTTCCTCAGAGCAAACTTGTTTTGACTTAGGAGTCATGCTAATAGCTTGCCGTAGCAATCAAATTGCATTTAATGACTTTAATGAAGGACCTTTGAATTCCACACCTGAAcagaataaattcagagttaatgTCATGAGGATCACTGGTGCCTTTTTGTTGTGATAACTCATTAGACATCATGTTTAATATGTCAGATGTTATAAAGGCTTATTGAAAATGCTTTTAGGCTATTCCACAGAACTGCCTGACTGGAGGATGTTAAAGGAAACTTCTGAGAGTTCCTTCCTGTTAATATCTCATCCTATACAACACAGTTCTCACAGAGTTGGTGTAGAGATAGTTACCGGTTTTGTAGctgatatttattcatttattgttcCAAACGTATTTACTTTTCCTTTGAATCTCTTTGAATCTTTGCTTTGTCAGCTTGTGCGCTCTTCATACTGACTGTGTCAACACAGTATTCCCATCTTTAAAGGCAACCTACATTTTGTGTAACATCAGTGCATCTAACACTATGTGAACAATATCATaacttcaataaaataaaataaaaaacacaacgcCCGGCCTGTCGCCATGTCGTGAAACTCGCTGTTCTTTGGGAGGGgttccaggaggaggaggaggaggcagaaggTAGCCGAAGCTCTGACTGACAATCTGTTGTCTGCTGTGGTGAAGTAAGGATTCCAATCTTTCTGATTCTCTAGTTTCTCTCTTATGTCTACAGCCACCTCATCCATTGTTTATTCATCACGCTCTTGGTGCTATCTCAGTCGACGGCCTGTCCACTCCTCCCTGTGGCTCTGCTGGCATGTTGCAGCCGTTACAGGATGGGGAGACCATGATAAGGTTATCAGACGGTCTGCACAGCCCAGTGTACTCTGAAACAGCCTGCGGCCCTCAGATTTCACCCTCTTTCACCCCCTTCTGTCAGTAACTCCTCTCCTGTCATCCCTCCTCTCAGATTCTGATGTCCGGACTTACAGCTGGCTTTCTGCATGTACAGTACGTCCATATTTAGTCATGTGATGCAGGCCCCGCCTCCAAAGAGCTCTGCAAGCAAAGCTATCATCAAGGATGGATTTTCATTGCAGACTTTAAGAACTTCaatgtgactttttatttttattttacataattttcaaTAAGAAGATTTTTCCACTCAGGTGCACAAACATTCTCTAACTATATTCCACGCAGCTCTCAGAATGTTAATAGCTGCACAAATAGAAGTCAGTGTTAGTATGTAGTCATTGGAATAATGCAGCCTGTGACTCCAAGCGTCTTCAGGCCCTATAGTTCATATCGACATGCAAAGAGGCTCGCCATGACAACACTATCACACGAACGCTGGGAAGATAGAACGTTCACTACCTTCTTAGTTCTAAAGCA encodes:
- the gtf3c5 gene encoding general transcription factor 3C polypeptide 5; the encoded protein is MADHKQLKLNFALTELSLSSQSEDVDLPGSSSTVELRTTRLVCVEYPALVTDVDKMLETLGGENTVSKTFANPSRRLELRYRPQDPFCHPLCGNRLSSSSLLLRVRRRVRKKNPKDVEIHMDVLGVIGTTYRFQGLADFQYLAVHSEDGNDMSLYDKIILRKVENQEYFEQPLPYFLPPAIFSRLDNPVDYFYRPDSHQNTVSGRQPVNKKNIIGLNRARRPHNAIFVSFADPTVPAHCLEAARVNWKRVCQKEHDKQAEEQMRKMFESRPIWSRNAVKANVNIHPDKLKLLLPVFAYYTVTGPWRSLWVRLGYDPRKTVESKKYQLLDFRIRCSSKHGYSLSDIPVKPKRSAFNYNLPITFNKAGPQPASLNELPAQDGPSTSQDPVPSASQMESSYIFREGMLPPHRQMFYQLCDLHVESIERVVEQNTGREPPVCDERDGWCLLGTKDKLRDIISAMIKKVIRDQKPTLPESSKKRRRRGLITESPENADDADDDRNKDDEEEDEDDDFQLSEGSENEMATEMLDYM